A window from Mytilus galloprovincialis chromosome 8, xbMytGall1.hap1.1, whole genome shotgun sequence encodes these proteins:
- the LOC143042123 gene encoding uncharacterized protein LOC143042123, translated as MAVCSPGMDITVDYLRHMCISNLEDEKILEFLSTSSSELHQFTSSAVLTNEATEILLHLVACASRVELQSSRQKVLQLLQTLTESPILNNSGAKLLIMNSTSCKNYHSYQCLLVDFLTVLQKLNVTIPSALDTPQKIGLVTLLQKQIKGYEDLKNKQQLQEDIDELQSCLIRKLTERAETARNFRKKETISEDKLKPPDDFRCLSVMPEEDDMLYQTIFLRRNKAKGGYNDLDHYLDVQFRLYREDCIIPLREVYEEFITKDKENQSFRLESGRIYRDVIIQRTTSTSLDHGEVFIIQLDDEHRKRIRWNNSKRLIFGSVLLLSFDRFKSLLFALVSDSKPDEMRKTGSFKIKIFKTRPNQQIPRENPGILLEATSAYFEAYHHVLTALQSIEEDTLPFQQYIVHCNSSVDMPNYLAIDPDTRFDLRSILSITQSKNELSESLEEDLDDLLVALTKHVQKSAIKEKKIEKPDVEKHMIKVTDQNRWPSAEELGMDESQKAAYISALTKEFVLIQGPPGTGKTYIGLQIAKTLLHNKDKWKNTRNNDHDGERTEKKQCILIVCYTNHALDQFVEGIIRFIPERELNNDIPAVIRIGNQSKNPAVDKYSIKNQRYKVPKRRHAHDVIEAADRTKNTVLSTRAIMKIIQGKYIVLNFQQLKPFMLEHHVLNFQEDPPNDWLDWIHVSPKSWFYEVQRKRSQKKRRQKPTKTVVKANSQQPLLNIMTEAEYEYHERSLDENAECSLNVNLIGIDVNNQLSEILTDVQDQSCQEILQEEAGVVLNELKSGITAKDDLIEGTEDLWTLSLENRWKLYRYWLLKYVEYLKEKLQTKENEFNRIFEDYKKARAELDEEILRQASVIAMTTTGAAKYHELLMKIGPQITIIEEAAEVPEAHIVTAINPACEHLILIGDHKQLEPKPAVRELATRFNLSISLFERMLNNGLEYDCLQRQHRMRPEISELVRHMYPKLYDNSNVLEYENVRGIRQNLFFINHEHHEQYNADGKSFTNEHEAEYVKELCTYLLKQGYKRKEITILAAYTGQMFLIRSKMPRAEFEGINISVLDNYQGEENEIILLSLVRNNENGDIGFLRRENRICVALSRAKKGLYIIGNSGTLTKDSREWRTVVQKIKSNNQTDTNHSYPRADCGTSFGKALPLYCQNHPKEEGVRAELPADFARAPEGGCELFCEFRLECGHVCCLRCHPYDKDHTRYECRKTCPHVCKESHKCKRHCHFPESCDCEVIIERTLECLHTAKLKCHIDPSEYNCLVEVQRTLKCDHNVILKCRINYDNFICRRTVTCTRKECGHEYKRKCYDLSFERINKCEIKVEKTLKCGHIDIIQCYRSKSNLPFACTQQCQKLCDNNHICDRVCHFSNKCHCMVKINKTLPRCGHNVLIACSKEVDQMTNCTEEIELTLEICGHHTQISCSEKHKIETAEPSKRELYEKQTKCSEMIQVDLPHCGHTKLAECWKSIEIKETDKGTMLDDIQDKYDLKCLKEVVFNLECGHLTTTICYKKLAYEQESELMQTEGNAGIECETMVDLDLVCGHRMVVKCFERFCYENMRKQFSSSVVLARTFTNIKCTSMVDIGLRCGHMGRTVCWKKEQQTGNNIYELDVNCQELIEIRIGQCGHTKTVQCYQRHTHSECHKKSMYMYPKCGHERYFECCQHPDMQKLQLKAAMAQKRREMGRRYNYREEVEFKIPLCEHLLDKQLSCGHKIIVKCGMSDNAVCNQNCEQILICGHSCTSTCTICSVNITHKECMRKCGKRLFCGHNCNGKTCMQCRSCNKKCSFACAHDICKLNCRDNCVPCKKSCSWKCSHFQCSKLCSEECDRPLCLKDCENKLTCGHKCPGFCSEPCPVSCKECDAANFYEVNEGIKTVTIKECGHSFGYKYLDNHMEETANELTSQCPGCERVFNWHPRYDKILKRKKLLTEELKKNFQKITKQSNYTFPLCDSKIVQQFHNYIGSFNTYVQIISYIARDRNNVQIKSVQAYAENILKAMRRTTSKCLQNWIDFSDAIFCLHVKWMLQIVTSNEKLLERKFNGKNVTLNQDENECAYSHDIPKGNTYSSTEFKDIKTSESDVKCKKRNVEDTKSEVIDLSTMSGEKSIVCLNQKSNEIGCDGDTSTNQKVEEIPNTEVEECLTGLEMVKMIEDKMRNNKKSEVKRLLNIIIPFMRDEPHFTEAMQYPQLASVTAIGVHEKDWKICKQGDLTSILIHQNCYTCSDASSSKVHAESKEGVLWKTHFQPLTENSEWNRYNQGHGNLIGAQQNRNKRNKSNKNRMPDTFEKDTKLTNTQEVRTYLQGSNRSADNLTLQDYIHPNAAGSSYRGNNRGRGRGRSKKNQQPVEVPGRSFHTRRAGYQGYDTDFNSPVVRPQRGHRATNFMESNFARSTEGRGTDHNGIWQRNAVPHPDQIVPHHVQVAGHTEIWQRNSAPHREQGVPHHDLVAGHDGIWQRNSTPYQEQITGTFEINMKQNMINNEPIVNNMPLGGGFGRPKYDPGSCDSLHDRGGYRGGYRRGERGGPRGGWGYRRGGRGNIN; from the exons ATGGCAGTTTGCAGTCCAGGCATGGATATAACCGTAGATTATCTCCGTCACATGTGTATTTCAAATTTAGAAGATGAGAAAATACTTGAATTTCTGTCTACATCATCGAGTGAGCTACACCAATTCACAAGTTCTGCAGTGCTCACGAATGAAGCTACTGAAATCTTACTTCATCTTGTTGCGTGCGCATCACGGGTTGAACTACAGTCATCCCGTCAGAAAGTTCTACAGCTTCTTCAAACATTGACAGAATCACCAATTCTGAACAATAGTGGAGCAAAACTACTAATAATGAACAGTACCAGTTGCAAGAATTACCATTCATACCAATGCCTTCTCGTTGATTTTCTGACTGTACTCCAAAAATTGAATGTAACAATTCCGTCGGCACTAGATACGCCACAAAAAATTGGATTGGTCActcttcttcaaaagcaaataaaaggatatgaagatttaaaaaataagcaacaacTTCAAGAAGATATTGACGAACTTCAAAGCTGTCTTATACGAAAACTTACAGAAAGAGCTGAAACCGCAAGAAATTTTAGGAAGAAGGAAACCATTTCAGAGGATAAATTGAAACCACCAGACGATTTCCGGTGTCTTTCGGTAATGCCAGAGGAAGACGACATGCTTTACCAAACAATTTTTCTCCGAAGGAACAAAGCTAAAGGGGGATACAATGACCTAGATCACTACTTAGATGTTCAGTTTCGACTGTACAGGGAAGACTGTATTATACCTTTACGTGAGGTCTATGAAGAATTCATAACAAAAGATAAAGAAAATCAAAGCTTTCGTTTAGAAAGTGGACGCATCTACAGGGACGTTATAATACAAAGGACAACAAGTACTTCATTAGACCATGGCGAAGTTTTTATTATTCAGCTGGATGACGAACATCGAAAGCGTATCCGCTGGAACAATTCAAAAAGACTGATATTTGGATCGGTTTTGCTTTTGTCATTTGACCGTTTCAAATCTTTGTTATTTGCATTGGTGTCAGACTCTAAACCTGACGAAATGAGAAAGACAGGttcatttaaaatcaaaatatttaaaactaggCCGAATCAGCAGATACCAAGAGAAAACCCAGGAATACTTCTTGAAGCAACATCTGCATACTTTGAGGCATACCATCATGTTTTAACCGCTCTGCAATCGATCGAAGAAGACACATTGCCATTTCAGCAATATATTGTACATTGCAATAGTTCAGTTGATATGCCAAATTATCTTGCTATTGACCCGGATACGAGATTTGATTTAAGATCGATACTATCTATAACCCAGTCCAAAAATGAGTTAAGTGAAAGTTTGGAAGAAGATTTAGACGATTTACTAGTGGCATTGACAAAGCATGTGCAAAAATcagcaataaaagaaaaaaagattgagAAACCAGATGTCGAAAAACATATGATAAAGGTGACAGATCAAAATCGATGGCCTTCTGCAGAAGAACTTGGTATGGATGAATCACAGAAGGCGGCATATATATCTGCTCTTACAAAAGAATTTGTCCTGATCCAAGGACCACCTGGGACTGGAAAAACTTACATTGGTCTGCAAATTGCCAAAACGTTACTTCACAACAAAGACAAGTGGAAAAACACACGAAATAATGATCATGATGGGGAAAGGACCGAGAAGAAACAATGCATTTTAATAGTGTGCTATACCAATCACGCACTGGATCAGTTTGTTGAAGGAATCATTCGATTCATCCCAGAAAGAGAACTAAATAATGATATCCCTGCTGTTATTAGAATTGGAAACCAAAGTAAAAATCCTGCAGTTGACAAATACTCTATTAAAAATCAACGGTATAAAGTTCCAAAAAGAAGACATGCGCATGATGTAATAGAAGCAGCTGATCGTACAAAAAATACTGTTTTATCTACTCGTGcaataatgaaaataattcaaGGTAAATATATTGTTCTCAATTTCCAACAGTTAAAACCGTTCATGTTAGAACATCACGTTCTTAATTTTCAAGAGGATCCCCCAAATGACTGGTTGGACTGGATTCATGTATCTCCTAAATCGTGGTTTTATGAAGTTCAGAGGAAAAGGTCACAGAAAAAACGCAGACAAAAACCTACTAAAACTGTGGTCAAAGCAAATTCACAACAGCCATTACTTAACATAATGACAGAGGCCGAATACGAATACCATGAAAGGTCATTAGACGAGAACGCAGAATGTAGCCTTAATGTTAATCTGATTGGTATTGATGTCAACAATCAGTTAAGTGAGATTTTGACCGACGTGCAAGACCAATCATGCCAAGAAATTCTACAGGAAGAAGCAGGAGTTGTTTTAAATGAGTTAAAATCAGGTATTACGGCAAAGGATGATTTAATTGAAGGAACAGAAGACTTGTGGACGCTTTCGTTGGAGAATAGGTGGAAATTATATCGCTATTGGTTATTGAAATATGTTGAATACCTAAAGGAAAAGCTTCAGACGAAAGAGAACGAGTTCAACCGAATTTTTGAAGATTACAAAAAGGCCAGAGCAGAACTTGATGAAGAAATTTTACGACAAGCATCTGTTATTGCTATGACAACAACTGGTGCTGCAAAATATCACGAACTACTAATGAAAATAGGCCCTCAGATAACAATCATAGAAGAAGCTGCAGAGGTACCAGAAGCTCACATCGTGACTGCAATTAATCCAGCATGCGAACATTTAATTTTGATCGGCGATCACAAACAATTAGAACCGAAACCAGCTGTTCGTGAATTAGCTACACGGTTTAATCTTTCGATTTCGTTGTTTGAGAGAATGCTAAATAATGGCTTAGAATACGATTGCCTGCAAAGACAGCATAGAATGAGACCAGAAATTTCAGAATTAGTAAGACACATGTATCCAAAGCTTTATGACAATTCAAATGTTCTAGAGTATGAGAATGTTCGAGGTATTCGACAAAATCTGTTCTTCATTAATCACGAGCATCACGAACAGTATAATGCAGATGGCAAAAGTTTCACAAATGAACACGAAGCAGAATATGTGAAAGAACTTTGCACTTATCTATTGAAGCAAGGTTACAAGCGAAAGGAAATAACAATTCTTGCTGCATATACAGGTCAGATGTTTTTGATACGAAGCAAAATGCCACGAGCTGAATTTGAAGGAATTAATATAAGTGTTTTGGACAACTACCAGGGAGAAGAGAATGAAATTATATTATTGTCTTTGGTGCGAAATAATGAGAATGGTGACATTGGTTTCTTGAGACGTGAAAATAGAATATGTGTTGCATTGTCAAGAGCTAAAAAAGGTCTTTACATTATTGGAAATAGTGGAACATTAACAAAAGATTCCAGGGAATGGAGAACAGTGGTACAGAAAATTAAGTCAAATAACCAGACAGACACGAACCATTCATATCCAAGGGCAGATTGCGGAACGTCTTTCGGTAAAGCCTTaccattatattgtcaaaaccACCCAAAAGAAGAAGGTGTGCGAGCTGAATTACCTGCAGATTTTGCCAGAGCACCCGAAGGAGGATGTGAACTATTTTGTGAATTCAGATTGGAATGTGGTCATGTTTGCTGTTTGAGGTGTCATCCATACGATAAAGACCACACGAGATATGAATGTAGGAAAACTTGTCCACACGTATGCAAAGAAAGCCATAAATGTAAAAGACACTGTCATTTTCCCGAATCTTGTGATTGTGAAGTTATTATTGAAAGGACACTTGAATGTCTTCACACAGCAAAGCTCAAGTGCCACATTGATCCTTCAGAATACAATTGCCTTGTGGAAGTGCAGCGTACGTTAAAATGCGACCATAACGTCATCTTGAAATGTCGTATAAACTATGATAACTTTATATGCAGGAGAACTGTAACATGTACACGAAAAGAATGTGGTCATGAGTATAAACGCAAATGTTATGACTTATCTTTTGAACGGATAAACAAATGTGAAATCAAAGTTGAGAAAACGCTCAAATGTGGTCATATAGATATAATTCAATGTTATCGGAGTAAAAGTAACTTACCCTTTGCATGTACACAACAATGTCAAAAACTGTGTGACAACAATCATATTTGCGATCGCGTATGTCATTTTTCAAACAAATGTCACTGTATGgtaaagataaataaaacattaCCACGGTGCGGTCATAATGTTCTTATTGCATGTTCGAAAGAGGTTGACCAAATGACAAATTGCACGGAAGAGATAGAGCTTACACTTGAAATATGCGGACATCATACACAAATATCTTGCAGTGAGAAGCACAAAATTGAAACTGCTGAACCTTCGAAGAGAGAGTTGTATGAAAAGCAAACCAAATGTAGTGAGATGATTCAAGTAGACTTACCGCATTGTGGTCACACAAAACTTGCCGAATGCTGGAAGTCGATTGAAATAAAAGAGACCGACAAAGGTACTATGTTGGACGATATACAGGATAAATATGATCTGAAATGTTTGAAGGAAGTAGTTTTTAATCTAGAATGTGGACATTTGACAACAACAATTTGTTACAAGAAATTAGCTTACGAGCAGGAATCTGAATTAATGCAAACAGAGGGAAATGCTGGAATTGAATGTGAAACTATGGTTGATTTAGATTTAGTATGTGGTCATAGAATGGTGGTCAAATGCTTTGAGAGATTTTGTTACGAAAACATGAGAAAACAGTTTTCCTCTTCTGTCGTGTTAGCACGAACATTTacaaatatcaaatgtacatcGATGGTAGATATTGGGCTTAGATGTGGTCATATGGGACGAACTGTGTGTTGGAAAAAAGAACAACAGACGGGAAACAATATTTATGAACTAGATGTCAATTGTCAGGAACTTATTGAAATACGAATTGGCCAATGTGGCCACACTAAAACGGTTCAATGTTATCAAAGACATACACATTCGGAATGTCATAAAAAGTCTATGTATATGTACCCGAAATGTGGACATGAAAGGTACTTTGAATGTTGTCAACATCCAGATATGCAAAAATTGCAACTTAAAGCTGCAATGGCACAGAAAAGGCGTGAGATGGGAAGGCGGTATAATTATCGTGAGGAAGTCGAATTTAAAATACCTTTATGTGAACATCTATTAGATAAGCAACTGTCTTGCGGTCATAAGATAATTGTAAAGTGTGGGATGTCCGACAATGCAGTTTGCAATCAAAACTGCGAACAGATTTTGATTTGCGGTCACTCTTGTACAAGTACTTGTACAATATGTTCAGTAAATATCACTCACAAAGAATGCATGCGTAAATGTGGTAAGCGTTTGTTCTGTGGCCATAATTGCAATGGTAAGACATGTATGCAATGTAGATCGTGTAACAAGAAATGTTCTTTTGCATGTGCTCATGATATTTGCAAGCTAAATTGTAGAGACAATTGCGTTCCTTGCAAAAAGTCTTGCTCTTGGAAGTGCTCACACTTTCAGTGTTCGAAATTATGTTCAGAGGAATGTGATCGACCGCTGTGTTTAAAAGATTGTGAAAACAAACTGACTTGTGGTCATAAATGCCCAGGATTTTGTAGTGAGCCGTGTCCGGTTTCTTGCAAGGAATGTGATGCAGCAAACTTTTATGAAGTTAATGAAGGAATAAAAACCGTCACAATAAAAGAATGCGGACATTCATTTGGGTATAAATATCTCGATAACCACATGGAAGAGACTGCTAACGAATTAACATCACAATGCCCAGGCTGTGAACGAGTTTTCAATTGGCATCCACGGTATGATAAAATACTAAAAAGGAAGAAACTGTTAACAGAAGAACTTAAAAAGAATTTtcaaaagataacaaaacaatCTAATTACACATTTCCATTGTGTGATTCAAAAATTGTTCAACAATTCCACAATTATATTGGGTCGTTTAATACCTATGTACAAATCATCAGCTACATAGCTCGAGACAGGAATAATGTCCAGATCAAATCCGTTCAGGCATATGCTGAAAATATTTTGAAGGCAATGAGAAGGACAACAAGTAAATGCCTACAGAATTGGATAGATTtctctgatgcgatattttgctTACATGTAAAGTGGATGTTACAAATTGTAACAAGCAATGAAAAACTTCTTGAAAGGAAATTTAATGGTAAAAATGTAACCCTCAATCAAGATGAAAATGAGTGCGCATATTCTCATGATATTCCTAAAGGTAATACATATTCCTCTACTGAATTTAAAGATATAAAGACATCTGAATCTGAcgttaaatgtaaaaaaagaaatgtagaaGACACTAAATCCGAAGTTATCGATCTATCAACAATGTCTGGAGAAAAAAGCATAGTCTGTCTgaatcaaaaatcaaatgaaatcggATGTGATGGAGACACGTCAACAAATCAAAAAGTTGAAGAGATACCAAACACGGAAGTCGAGGAATGTCTAACTGGACTGGAAATGGTAAAGATGATCGAAGACAAAATGAGAAATAATAAGAAAAGTGAAGTTAAACGATTACTGAATATTATAATTCCCTTCATGAGAGATGAACCTCATTTTACAGAAGCAATGCAATATCCACAGCTCGCCTCTGTGACAGCTATTGGTGTCCACGAGAAAGACTGGAAAATATGCAAACAAG GCGATCTTACATCAATCTTGATTCATCAAAATTGTTATACTTGTTCTGATGCTTCGTCCTCAAAAGTGCATGCAGAGTCAAAAGAAGGAGTTCTTTGGAAAACACATTTCCAGCCTCTAACTGAAAATTCTGAATGGAATAGATACAATCAAGGCCATGGCAATTTAATAGGCGCACAGCAGAACAGAAATAAACgaaacaaatctaataaaaataGGATGCCTGACACATTTGAAAAGGATACAAAACTAACAAACACCCAAGAAGTTCGTACATATTTACAAGGAAGTAATCGTTCAGCAGATAATTTAACACTTCAGGATTACATACATCCAAATGCAGCTGGCAGTTCTTATAGAGGAAACAATCGCGGACGCGGGCGTGGTAGAAGCAAGAAAAATCAACAACCAGTTGAGGTGCCTGGACGTTCATTTCATACTCGTCGAGCTGGATATCAAGGGTATGATACAGATTTTAACTCTCCAGTTGTGCGACCACAAAGGGGTCACAGAGCTACAAATTTTATGGAATCGAATTTTGCGCGATCCACCGAAGGCAGAGGGACAGATCATAATGGAATTTGGCAGAGAAATGCTGTTCCTCATCCAGATCAAATTGTTCCTCATCATGTTCAAGTAGCAGGTCATACTGAAATATGGCAGAGAAATAGTGCTCCTCATCGTGAGCAAGGTGTTCCTCATCATGATCTAGTAGCAGGTCATGATGGAATCTGGCAGAGAAATAGTACTCCTTATCAGGAACAGATTACTggaacatttgaaataaatatgaaacaaaacatgataaataatgaACCGATCGTAAACAACATGCCTTTAGGAGGAGGATTTGGCCGTCCGAAATATGATCCTGGTTCGTGTGATTCATTACATGATAGAGGAGGCTACAGAGGCGGATATAGAAGAGGTGAAAGAGGCGGCCCAAGAGGCGGGTGGGGATATAGAAGAGGCGGTAGAGGCAATATAAACTGA